CTTGAGCCGGGTCAGCGGACGGTCGATACCGGGCGAGCTGACCTCGAGCCGGTAGGCATCGTCGATCGGATCCTCGCCCGCCGCTTCAAGCGCATCGAGCCGCTCCGACACGCGCCGCGACAGCGCCTCGCAATCGGCGATGGTGAGTTGGCGGGTGTCCGGCCGCTCTGCCATGATCTGCAGCGTCGGATCGGTCTTGCCGCCGATCATCGCCACGCGCACGAGGTCGAAGCCGAGCGCATTGGCCTCGATTTCGATCAGGTCGTGAAGCTTGTGGTTCATGCGGCTCCCGGAAGTTCAAGCCCCCTCGGACCGCCGCGGGAACCCGGGCGGCCTCGCCAGCATCAACGATGTGAGGAGGAAGGCTCTGTATAGGAGCAAGCCGTCTCCGGCGCAACCGTCTCAGTGCGCCTTGAACACCCAATAGCGGTTGAGCAGGAAGCTGAGGATCGGGGTGGCCGCCATCATCAGCGGCACCGGGGCGTAGGACGACAGGCCAAGCTGCTTCACCGTCAGCCAGATCCAGAAGGTATTGATCCCGAACGCTACCCCGGATGCGGCAAGGAAACGGCCCAGCTGAAAGGTCTCGCTGTCCTTGCGGCCGTCCTTGAAGCTCCACCGGCTGTGGATGGTGTAGCCGGCGATCAGCCCGCCCGCGGTGCTTCCGACATTGGCCAGATACGGGCTTAGGTGCCGGGAAACGAGCAGAGTGTAGATGGTCGCAGCGAACCACGTCACCAGCAGGCCCGCGATGATGTAGCGGATCAGCTGCCGGGATGCGGGGTGGGCGAGCAGCTGCTGCGCCCGCCGCGCATGACCCGCCATCAGGGGTCGAAGCATCAGGCGTTCTCGGTGACCATCGGCGCCGGCGCCACGACGGCGCGCCCCCCGCTGACCGACTTGGGCAACCGCTCGTTGCTGGTGAACAGCTCGGATGAGGTCATTCCCATCTTGCACAGGCGGTAGAGGAACGCCGTGCCGAGCACGCCGAAGCCGTAGGTGCAGCTACGGCGGAAGTTGATGCTCGAGGCTTCCTCGAAATAGCGGGTCGGGCAGCTGATCTCGCCGATCTGGAAGTCCTTCCACATCGTCTGCGCGATCATCTGGTTGTCAAACACGAAATCGTCCGAGCAGGCCGGAAGCGGGAGCGTTTCGAGCACTTCGCGGCTCCAGGCGCGGTAGCCGGTGTGATATTCCGACAGCTTGGCGCCCATCAGCAGGTTCTGCAGCGCGGTCAGGCAGCGGTTGGCGACATATTTGTACAGGGGCATCCCGCCGGCCAGCGCGCCATTGCCCAGGATTCGCGAGGCGAACACCGCATCATAATGGCCCGACGCGATCATTCCGGCCATCGCCGGGATCAGCTTGGGGCTGTACTGATAATCGGGGTGGAGCATGATGACGATGTCGGCGCCACGCTCGAGCGCGATGGTGTAGCAGGTCTTCTGGTTGCCGCCGTAACCACGATTATCCTCGTGGGTGGCGGTGAAGATGCCGAGCTCGCGTGCTAAGGCCGAGGTGCGGTCCTTGCTGCAATCGTCGACCAGGATCACGTCGTCGACGATGTTGAAGTCGATCTCGTTGTAGGTCCGCTCCAGCGTCCGGTCAGCATTATAGGCCGGAAGGACGACGGCCACCCTCTTCCCATTGATCACGAAAACTGTCTCCTGAACCCCGTACAGGCCGCAACCATCGCGCACGAAGGTTAATGGAACCGTAAACGCTTGCAAGAAAAGCGCCGTCTTGGGAAGAGCGCGGTGCCGCAGGGACGGCTACGGGTGGGGAAAGCGTGACGGGCAGAGTGGACAGGTGGCTTCGGCAGCCGTTGCTGGCGGAGCAACCCGCAACGGCAAATCGCCGCGCCCGGTGGATCCTGCTGCTCGTCTGGCTGGCGATCACCCTCGTCATCGCGGTCAGCCACGTGCCTTGGCGCGACGAGGCGCGGGCCTGGTCGCTGATGCTGATGGGCTCGTCCTGGCCCGACATGTTCCGCACTGTCCAGGGCGAGGGCCATCCCTACCTGTGGTATATCCTGCTGCGCGCCGGTCACGACCTGTTCGGAGCGCCCGAGGTGCTGCGGGTCACCGGGCTGGTGATCGGAATCGCGGCGGTCGCGTTGCTGGTGCTGCGCGGGCCATTCCGGATCGGCATGCTGGCGCTGCTGATCTTCAGCCTGCACCTTGGGTTCGAATATACGGTGCTGGCCCGAAACTACGGCATTTCCGCCTTGATCATGCTGCTGATCGCCGCCTTCTGGCCGCGCATCCGCGACAAGCTGTGGCTGGGCGTCCTGCTCCTCCTGCTGTGCAACACCAACGTGCCAAGCGTCTTCTTGGCTGGCAGCTTCGCCTTCTACCGCATGATCGAGCTGTACGAAGCGCAGCCCAGCCTCAAGGCGCCTGCGTGGCGCCGCTGGCTGTTAAACGTGCTGCTGCTGCTGGCCGGCACCCTGCTGTGCTTCCTTGCCGTCTATCCACCCGCCAACGACGGTGCCGCCAGCGCCGCCGCGGCACCCTTCACGATCCCAAATTTGCTCGGCGCCCTGTTCACCGCCGAGCGGTCGTTCATGGCGATCGGTTTCGGCCGCGGATCGCTGACCGGGGCGGTGGTGGTCCTGTTCAGCCTGCTGGCGTTTCTTGATCGCCGCAAGGCACTGGCCACCGCCCTGCTGGCGCTGGTCTGCCTCAAGCTGTTCTTCTTCTTCGTCTATCCGGGCTACTACCGGCACTCGTCGCTGTTCTTCATCTTCATCATCGCGCTGGCCTGGATCGAGGCGGACAAGGGGTGGCTGCGCGAATGGAAGACCGAAGCGCCGCGGCTGGCGCTGATGGTGGGGACCACCGCCTTCACCATTTTGATGGCGATGCAGACCACGCGCTACCTGCGCTACCCGATCGAGAATCTGATCACCGGCAAGCCCTATTCGCACGCCGCCGAGCTCGCCCGGATCATGAACCGGCCCGAGCTGCGCGGCGCGATGCTGATGATCGACCCCGACACGATGGGCGAATCGGTCGTCTACCAGACCGGCCGGCCCTACTGGCTGATCCGCCAGGACCGCCCGGGCCGGATCACCCCTCTCTCGCTGTCGGGCAACAAGCGGCTGACGCTCGACCGGCTGCTGCAGCAGGCCCAGGCAGTCAGCGCACGAACCGGGCGACCGGTCGTGATCGCCCTGGCGCTCGATCTTGAGCGGACCCGGTCGGGTGCCTACGACATGATGTATCAGGATTATACGTTGCTGACGCCCGGCAGCGTCGACCGCTTCCAGGCGGCGACGCGCAAGGTGGCTTCGCTTCGGCGGGGCGGAGGCGACGAGGATTATGACGTCTACATCTACCCCCGCTGACCCCGGGGTTGGCAGCGGCTGGAACTCGATCAGGCCGGAGCCGCTGCTGGCGCCGCGCGGGACACCGCCGCTGTGGCAGCGCCTGGTCCTGCTCGGCGCCTGGGTCGTCCTGGTCGGCTGGCTCGCCTCGCTCCACGTCGTCTGGCGCGACGAGGCGCGGGCCTACGCCTTTGCGATCGGCGGCGACACCGTCGTCGATATGCTCCGCGGCCTGCGCGGGGAGGGGCACCCGAGCCTCTGGTACCTGATCCTGCGTGCCGGGCACGAGCTGACCAGCGCGCGCGAGGTGCTGAGCGGGGCCGGGCTGCTGTTCGGCTTCCTTGCCGCCGCCTTGTTCGCGCTCAAGGCGCCGTTCCGCCTCTGGGTGCTGTTCGCCACCCTGTTCAGCGCCTTCTTCGTGATGGATTACACCGTTATCGCCCGCAACTACGGCATCGCGGCGCTGCTGATGTTCGCCATTGCGGCGTGGTGGGAGCGGATCAAGGACAGCCTGTGGTTCGGGCTGCTGCTGTTCCTGCTCGCCAACGTCAACGTGCCGGTGCTGATCCTGGCCGGAGCGCTGTTCCTGTTCCGTGCGCTCGAGGTGCTCGGAACCTCGCCAAGCGAACGGCGCGGCGAGTGGGCGCGGCTGGCGGTCAATGCCGTTCTCGCGGCGAGCGGGGCACTGGCCTCCTTCCTGACCGTCTATCCGCCCTTCAACGACGCCGCCGTCGGCCTCGACAAGCGCCCGCTCACCGCCTGTAACCTGGTCCGTGCCATCTTCCACCAGAAGACCTTCGTTCGCGACCTCGGCATTCCGTGGCCGGCGCAGACCATCAGCCTCGTCTTCATAACCGGCAGCCTGCTGGTCTTCGCCCGCCACAAGCGCGCCTTGATCGTCGCGGTGCTGGCCTTTTTCGCGCTGAAATTCTTCTTCTTCTTCATCTACATGGCCTATCTCAGGCACATCGCGCTGTTCCTCGTCTTCCTGCTCGCGCTGGCCTGGATCGTGGCGAAGGAAGGCGGGGAAAAGTGCCTGCCCGCGTCGCACTGGCGGTCGAAGGCGGTGCCGGTCGGCAAGTGGATGCTGGTGCTGCTGCTCTCCGTCCAGGTCGTCACCCTGCTGCGCAAGCCGGTCGCCCAAGCCGTCATGGGCGTGCCCTATAGCCGCTCTGCCGACCTCGCCGCGTTGATGGAGCGGCCCGATCTGCGTGACGCGCTGCTGATCGTTGATCCCGACATGGTCGGAGAAGCGGTGGTCTATTACCGCGGCGGCAAACCGCTGTGGCTGCTGCGCCAGTCTCGTTTCGGCAGCTGGGCGCCATTCAGCAAGAACGGTCGCGGCAACCTTACCCTGGACGACATTCTGGCCGACGCCCGGCTCCTCAACGGCCGCACCGGCCGCCCGGTGGCAATCGCGCTGCAACGGCCGATTGGGGAGGACGGCGACTTCCAGATGATGTTCCAGAACCGCACGGCGATCACGCCCGAGGGAAGGTCGCGCTTCCTTGCCGCCACCCGGCCGCTAGTCAGCCTGCGTCCGGCGCAGACCGACGAGGAATATGATGTCTATCTCTATACACGGGGCGCAGCCGGCCGTGGGAGATGAGTCCGATAGCTGGGTGCGCCAGCCACTGATTGCCGCGCGACCACCCTCGTCGAACCGGGGCATCCGCGTCCTGCTATTGCTGGCGTGGTTGGCGACCACCGGCTGGCTCGCCTGGCATCACGTGCCTTGGCGCGACGAGGTGCGGGCCTGGTCGCTGACCTTGATGGCCTCGAACTTGTTCGACCTGTTCCGCGTCGTTCACGGCGAAGGTCATCCCCACCTGTGGTACGTCCTCCTTCGCGCCGGGCATGAGCTGTTCGGGGTGCGTGAGGTCTTGCCCGCGCTTGGGCTGGCGATTTCCGTCGCCGCCGCCGCGCTGCTGGCGCTGAAGTCGCCTTTCAGGATCGGGATCATCGCCCTGCTGCTGTTCAGCCAGCACCTCGGTTTCGAATATTCGGTCGTGTCGCGAAACTACGGCCTGAGCGCGCTCATCCTGTTCGTCATCGCGGCCAGCTACCAGCGCGCGAAGGACGGGCCGTGGTTCGGCTTTCTTCTCCTGCTGCTCTGCAACAGCAATGCGCCAAGCGTCTTCGTCGCCGGGGCGCTCTATCTCTACCGGATGGTGGAGGTGTGGTTGGAGCGGCCCGCCCTTCGCTCACGCACCACGGCGATGTTGGTGGCCAACGGCGTGCTGCTTTCGGTCGGCGTCCTGCTCTGCTTCCTCGCCATCTATCCGCCGGTCAACGATGCGGCGGCCGCTGCCAACCGCGTGCCCTTTTCCGCCGCCAACCTGCTGGCAAGCCTGTTCGACGCCGAGCGCTCTTTCGGGGCGCTTGGCTTTGACAACGCCTTGTTCGCCGCCAACATCTTCATGGTCCTGGCCCTGCTCGCATTCTTGCGAAGCAAGCCGGCGATCATCGCGGCCGTGGCCGCCTTCCTCACCTTGAAGACCTTTTTCTTCTTCGCCTTTCCTGCGGCCTATCGTCATGCGGCGCTGTTCCTGATGTTCCTCGTCGCCCTGCTGTGGATCGAGGCCGGCAAGCGGGGCGCGCGAACGGGTGGGCAAGTCGCTGGTGCCGGCACGCTCGCGCTGGTCGCGGCTTGGGGGCTGGTCGGACTGCTGGCGATTCAGACCATCCTCTACCTGCGCTGGCCGGTCACCGCGACGATCGAGGGCAGGCCATGGAGCCACGCGGCCGACCTCGCCGCCCTGGCCGCCCAACCCGAAAACGCGGGCGCGGTGATGATCTTCGATCCTGATACGCTCGGCGAATCCGCGGTCTATTTCAGTAATCAGCCGTTCTGGCTGATGCGGCAGGGCCGGCCTGGAACGCTGGCTGCATTTAGCAGCACCGGCCGGCGGCATCTCGGGCTCGACGATTTCATCGCAGCCGCCGCGACGCTCCACGGCACAAGCGGACGGCCGATCCTCATCGTCCTCCAGCGCGACCTCAAGACCGTGGCGCCCGGCCGCTACGACGTCATGTACGGCGACACCACGACCTACACGCGAGCTAACATCGACCGCTTTCGCACGCAGACGCGCCAGGTCGGGTCGTTCCGCCGCGCCTATGGCGACGAGAAGTACGACGTCTACCGTTATCCGCGCTGATCAGCCGCCGAGCGCGCCCATCTCGGCGCGGATGCGGATGGTGAGCACGATCGCGTTGAGGATCGAGAAGATCAGCGCCACCTGCCACAGCCCGAATACCAGCGGGAGCACGGCGATCTCGCCGATCACCACCAGGTAATTGGGGTGGCGGACGAAGCGGAACGGTCCGCCGGTGACCAAAGGAGCATTCGGCAGGACGATGATCCGCGTGGTCCAGCGCGGTCCCAGCGTCCGCAGCACCCACAGGCGCCCGGCCTGGAGGAGCAGGAACAGCCCGAACAGCAGCCAGTGTATGTCGCGCCCCGGGGCCAGCCAGAACAGGGTGGCAAGCCAGCCGGCGTGGACCGCGACGATCAGCGGGTAATGGCCGGGCGCATGCTCATAGGCGCCGGCGGCCAGCAGCCGCGCGGTGTTGGCGCGCGCGATCTGCAGTTCGGACAGGCGCTGCAGCACGACGAAGAACAGGATGGCATAGGCCGGCCAGTGCGGATCGCTCATGCGCGCTCCAGGGTCAGTGCGGCGCAGGTGAAGCCGGGACCGAAGGCGGTCATCAGTGTCCGCTCCGGCAAGCCGCGGGCGAGCAGCAGCTCGGCGACGAACAATACGGTCGGCGCGCTCATGTTGCCATGGTCGCGCAGCACCTCGCGCTCGAGGTCGAGGGAGCCCTCGGGCAGTTCCATGGCCGTCTCGATCGCGGTGATCACCTTGGCCCCACCGGGGTGCGAGCAGAGCCGGTCGATGTCGCCGCGGGTCAGCCCCATGTCGCCGAGGATGCCGTCGATCGCGCCCGCCAGCTCGGCGGTGACGAAGGGCGGAATGGCGCGGTCGAACACCACGGCGAGGCCCGGATCCTCGACCCGCCAGCCCATGATGCCGAGCGTGTCGGGCCATAGCCGCTCGCCCGCCGCGCCGATGATGGCGGGCCCGTCGCCGGCGGTGGAGACGATCGCCGCCGCCGCGCCGTCGCCGAACAGCGCGGTCGCGACCAATGCGGCGGGGTCGTCGGTGTCGAGCCGGATCGAAATCGAGCAGGTCTCGACGCAGACGA
Above is a window of Sphingomonas glaciei DNA encoding:
- a CDS encoding type III polyketide synthase; the encoded protein is MQPVTLLSLATAVPPHRISQAEAKDTGRELFSGRKALYDRLSGVFDNAGIEGRNIVAPIEWYGGDHRWQSRNNLYLEASERMFEEAAMGALDRAGLAPADIDGIVFVSTTGIATPSLEARVAPRMGFRGDVRRVPVFGLGCAGGISGLATAARLAAADPGTRWLFVCVETCSISIRLDTDDPAALVATALFGDGAAAAIVSTAGDGPAIIGAAGERLWPDTLGIMGWRVEDPGLAVVFDRAIPPFVTAELAGAIDGILGDMGLTRGDIDRLCSHPGGAKVITAIETAMELPEGSLDLEREVLRDHGNMSAPTVLFVAELLLARGLPERTLMTAFGPGFTCAALTLERA
- a CDS encoding glycosyltransferase family 2 protein, with product MAVVLPAYNADRTLERTYNEIDFNIVDDVILVDDCSKDRTSALARELGIFTATHEDNRGYGGNQKTCYTIALERGADIVIMLHPDYQYSPKLIPAMAGMIASGHYDAVFASRILGNGALAGGMPLYKYVANRCLTALQNLLMGAKLSEYHTGYRAWSREVLETLPLPACSDDFVFDNQMIAQTMWKDFQIGEISCPTRYFEEASSINFRRSCTYGFGVLGTAFLYRLCKMGMTSSELFTSNERLPKSVSGGRAVVAPAPMVTENA
- a CDS encoding GtrA family protein is translated as MLRPLMAGHARRAQQLLAHPASRQLIRYIIAGLLVTWFAATIYTLLVSRHLSPYLANVGSTAGGLIAGYTIHSRWSFKDGRKDSETFQLGRFLAASGVAFGINTFWIWLTVKQLGLSSYAPVPLMMAATPILSFLLNRYWVFKAH
- a CDS encoding isoprenylcysteine carboxyl methyltransferase family protein, which codes for MSDPHWPAYAILFFVVLQRLSELQIARANTARLLAAGAYEHAPGHYPLIVAVHAGWLATLFWLAPGRDIHWLLFGLFLLLQAGRLWVLRTLGPRWTTRIIVLPNAPLVTGGPFRFVRHPNYLVVIGEIAVLPLVFGLWQVALIFSILNAIVLTIRIRAEMGALGG
- the rimP gene encoding ribosome maturation protein RimP; its protein translation is MNHKLHDLIEIEANALGFDLVRVAMIGGKTDPTLQIMAERPDTRQLTIADCEALSRRVSERLDALEAAGEDPIDDAYRLEVSSPGIDRPLTRLKDYSDWQGHEARLKLSREVDGAKQVTGDILGVEEETISISGSQGDRRIPFDAIHSAKLLLTDRLIAATQPLTTEGADELEPQEEE